TCCCACACCCACGCGCTCACATACAGAACACACGCACCTCCAGAGCACATCTGTAGCGCCGCTTGAATTAACGGAATTCGTCTTTCTGTCTTGCAGGGCCTGTGGCCGCCCCAGAGGAGGGCAAGGACCTAGAGGAACGGGGGACCATCAGAAAGCTGGTGCAGCAGAACGCAGTGCGGAGCGCACCGGGCCACAGGCAGGCCAGCTGGAGAAGGGGCCGGCGTCCACGACCCCGCCTCTCACACAAGGGGCCCATGCCGTTCTAGATCAGGTAAGCAGGGCAGCAATGCAGGGGCAGTGAGATTAACACCAACAGATTGTATATTGTACTGAATATGCAAATGACCATACTTTCAGACTGCTTGGAGGTATGAAAAGAGATCGATAGTGTGGTGGTAACAGACATCCTCAGGTAAGTCTGCCAGGCAGCTGTTAGCAAAGAGGGTTGGCAAGAGGTTACGAGCGCTTGTGTGTTGGAGAGACTCTTTGTTCTGCTGGATAGTGTGAAAGTACCAATATTTCAAATGCTTTTGTAATGTGctgaaagagctttgaaaacatGCTTTCCAGACCAAtacttcctatatatatatatatatatatatatatatatatatatatatatatatatatatatggagagttggagagttgcTTGGCTCTACTAAACAGGCTGTTATAGCTTAAAAATTCCAGACACTAATCACAGATGATGGGAAACAAACTAGCATTTCTCCCTGCTGGATCAAAGAACTGCTTGGCTGTAATATAGTGAGGCTGGTATACAATTCTGATAGCAGAAATGAGGAGGGAACTCAGAATTACCTCCCTTCACCACAACATAGTCCCATTACTGTTGGCACCGGCTGGGAATCACATTTCTATAGCAGTTATTGGACGACTGCCTGCTTTTGTCAATTTCTGTATAAACTAGTTtctgttatatttaaaaagaaagcagaaataataataacacaaaaacctCTGTATATTGTTCCTTGTGCTTCATGTTGAATAGATTACAAATTGTGCCCAGACTAAAACCccttatttaattaaaaccacTTCTTTAAAATAAGCCTTTAGCCAACTCAACGGAAAACAGCTGCGcggtatttaaaatgtgtttacgtTAAAATGTTTGGACTGTATAATTAGCTATGAAATATAACTGCAGTATAGCACTGCATTAATGCATTGCAACTGCTGTCTAGCTTAACTCCAGTCCCAGAGgggtgactgtgtctgtgtgcacCCAGCTCAGCCCTTATAGAGACACATTATGGGCGTTACTGTGTGGATGTGGGCTTGAAAATACACTGCTTCCCAGCATGTTCTGTCACTTGAAGAGCCAGCATGTACCAGCAAGCTAAATTGTGAATCATAGAAGGGCACACAAAGCCCACGGGAGGTGCCAGCCGTTCACTGCCAAGCTGCAGAGCTTTATCCAAAACCTCACGTCATAAAAGTAACCTGGAAAGGGAGCTAATAGCAATTGGATCAGGAATGTGATGCGGGTCTAGCCCCTGGGTTTGTAGTCATGGAATCTGGGTTGATTCTTTTGTTTCTATTCTGTTAACCCATGCAGGGCCACGGGCATTTATTTGTTTGACAAAAACTGCTATTCAAAAACCTGCTGATCTGAATGAACACAGGAATTAAAGAGCTTTTCATATTGAGAGCTGCTGTTatgttgtggggggggggcatAATCGGCATGGCAGGGAGAAAAAGGATCCTTCATCAAAATCCCTATAAAAAGCATTGCTCTGCTATTAATGATGCAGCCTCCGTAGAAAAGAACGATTTGCTTTCAGAAACATTAGGTACAATAGTCAGTGTTAAGTTCCAGTCAAGTGCATGGGTCAGTTTACTTAACCAAAATCCTGAGGCACGTATTCTGAGCTCCTCGTACCTCAGCCTCAACCCAGCAGCAAACAGGCACACTGCAGCAGTCTAATGGAAGCAGAAGAACCGTGATAGCCAGACCACACTGCTTAAACCCTGATACAGAAAACACACCAACTTAAAAGGATcggattttcttttttctttttttttttgttttgaagggaTGAGAGTCTCTGGGAAACACCTGGAGAGGAGCATTGTTCCTCCCAGTAGGGAATGATCCTAGAAAAATCTCAACGGGACCTACAGGAAAGAAGGCTTCTTTGTGCAGGTGCCTGTGTGTGGATCGGTCAGGAGGCAGGCTCCCCTGAGTGTAGCCTCAGGTCTTGGCCTCCACTATTGCAGTAGATTCACCAGCAGTGTAAGGCTTGGGTTTTCATTGCAGATACACAGTCAGTGGTTTCAAAAGGCTTTATTGGGGGAGCACAGGATATAAGGAGGTGTTCAGAGGAAGAATGGATAGAGTAATGTTTagtcttgcattcattcaaacctgtaatttaaaGGTGTAACTAATAGACAGTGTAATGATACAAATGACTTCTTTTCAACTCTACAGTAGATATTGAACTCACACAGACCAGCTGTACGGCAGGGATTTAAAGAGAaagggaaattattattattattttttttttacatagagacaGTCACGCTGCTTTTGATGAACCACCCAAATTCAGCATTAAATACCAAAAGATGACACTAAAGTGAAGAAACGCCAGTCTCCTTTTATggtttagaaagaaagaaaaaacacattttattgtggtCAAAACTTTCAGCACTGTTCAAAGGAAGGagttttatttaaactgtgaGGATTAGAAGGGTTTCTCAtttaacctaagagaatgtttaaacagtaaacagaaCAGTCCTCAATGTTGTGTGACTAGGGCTTGGTGTTACTTTACTGAGGGCACATGACTGCTGTACTGGATGACCTGCACAGTAGCCAGGGATTGGATGATACCCCTGTTTGTAAATCTCAGTGGCTCATTCCTGACTTACCCAGTTCCACCCTCCAAAAACGGAGCGTTTCCTCAGAGGTGCTGCCCAATTATCCGTTGAAGATTGCTTTTCACAGCTGGAGACTCTTCCACAGATAAAGCTGCTGGAGGGATTGCTGTTAATTAAGAGAGCAGGTGCAGAATATTGCATGAGAAAGGGGATGGAGCAAGGGGATGGAGGAATGGAGATAAGAGAGGTAGAATTCAGTGCCTGTGCACCCGAGGGATAAAAGCGAGGGTGGTATTGCTGCTTTTATGGAGTGCTTTCAGTGAGCGGCAGGCACGTTTGCCATGGTCCATCTTCTTTGGGTCTGGGGgtttcattcaattaaaaatacagtactgctttaaaaacacattatttcctATTTCTACTGGATGTTCAGTCCATCTGCCTCTGAAAGGcccttcatttaaaatataaggCTGAGCTTCTGGGAAGTTCAATTGAATGTAACCCAGAGAACAGGTAAAGAATGCCACCACTGTACTTTTGGATGAGACTCCCCTTGCAGTATTACAGGAATGACTTATTGCTTATGAATAGGAACTACTGTGGTGTAAACAAGACTTGATATTTCCTCTGAGACCGGTTGCTTCAAAAATAATTAGAACAGGTGTTACCAGCTGCACACTGCTATAATAGCAAAAGGCTGCCAGACTGCTCTCTACAGTCATTCAGGGACTCATGGCTCATGACTAAGACCACATGAAAAACATTTGCagcaaatggatttaattataaGAACCAGGATGCATTCTATCCACTATGACATCCAGATTCAATGAACCACCCGGGTCCAATTGGGACATGCAGGTGAACAGTGGCTATACCTCAGTTTTAGCTGCAGTTTGGCTGCTCTGTGTCACCCTGCAGTTTAAGCTTGGTACAAATCAAATTGAATCTGCTGTTATTCATACTTGATTAACTACAGGTATACAGGGTGAACCCAAATCACactacaatattataatataaactgACACTGAGCAACGAAGAACCCAAATTGTCTCCCTGAGTAAACTTGTAGTTAGATGTGTAAGTGACTCAGTAAAGAGGAGTATTGTTGCCTCGGTAGTGCTAGCTGGGTACTGTACAGACGCTATACTGTATTACCTTTGGAAAAGCTGTCATGTTACCTCAATGTaatcttttaaagaaaatctgATTGCCTtatgtaaaaaaacaatttacccccccccccccccccccccccccccccccccgggcttAAGACAGGGAAACCACAACAACCTTTACGGCTTTGAACTTGCATTTTCACAAGCCTGTGGTTGGCTGCATGCTGTAGGACGCTGCTTTCCTATTGGTCCTCATTCACTTGGCTCAGCCTGGTTGAAGCTCGTTATAATTGCCAGTGATTTATAACTCTCTAGCGCTTTTCTTGATGGCAGCAGATTAGCCTGTTTATGGGGTCTCTGAGTTTTCATGTACTCCTCCCACTCGAAGCCTTGAAGCTGTGCGCGTGTATATCTGAGTTAACATGTCACTTATGCTTTTGTGAACATGTCTTCTCAAAATGCTCCCTGCTTGTAATCCCAGCCACTGCTGGTTGGCCAGCAACCAGAAGTACTATACAGGTTATACTGCAGAGCAAGCAACCAGAATCGTGTTCCAGTTCATTTCATTTTGACCTTTTGTTCTGATTTTCTTACACTCTCTTATTGTGCATATCTGAATTGAACACAACAGCTTACTTTAACCCACTGCTGGGTAGTGCTTGCATTTTAACAGAGCACAGCTTTGAATAGAGGTTAAAGAAACATCAaacttttctttattatttcattgCTCAAGAACCTGGGGACACTTGATAATCTGCCCAGTGTTGAATTGGGTATTTATGGCGGGTATATTCTACTTCatgtcttttgaaatatttaaatatataaatgcctCCCTCAGcagtaaacaaattatttaatatgCAGAATACAATCTGTCAGAAATAAAGTAATGCTAAATAGTGACACCTGCTGGGGGAGGTGGGAAATTAAACTTGACAGCCAATACTAACCCCCATTGCACTTCTGGTTTGACAATATGAACAATCTTAGCTTTTATAGACAAAGGGaaattctgtttatttacttaatcttgtttttttttttttattcaatttttatgCAGGATGGCTGAGAACACCCTCCCCCAGTTTCGTTTCCCTTGCTCTTCCTTGCCTCGGGGGGGCCTTGCAATGGGGGCCTAGTCTGGCCTGAAGAGGAGTGTCCTCGACTGCGCCTCCCTGTTTTTCAAGCAACTTTTCGTCTGCCCAGAAGGACAAGCTGCTCCTCCGACACGAGGGGGGCCAAAGCTGCAAGAATGTCTCTCTTTATTTTTGTCTTGCTTCTAGAGACCTTTACGTTGCCCTCTTTGTAACACCTCTCTCCTTGCATGACGTGTGGCTAAACAGGACCCTTTCTAAGTCAGTGTTAGTCTTAAAGACACTTTAAGAAGGTGTGGTAGCCTGCTTCGGGTTTCGAATTAAAGGTGGTAGTCCATTTTCTAACTCGTGGGCTTTCAAAACCAGTGTTGTTTTTTGAGCTTCAGATATTGTGTTGATTTGAATCCAAATTCTGGATAACACACTATAGCTGTAAGCAGGAATCCTGTGTTTGACAAGGCACAGCCATGTTGTGCAATGCTACATACGATCCCTATTAACACCACCACAAAATCTATAGTTTTCAATTGGAGACCAtccatgaaaaatgaaaacaaacaatgtcaaTTGCTGAGATTAAAttagagcaaaataaaactgttcaatCACTAGACAAGTCAACCAGCCCCCTTTTCCTTCACAGTGCCTGCAATCTGACCAGCTGGCTTTTGGATTCTGAATGCCCAGAAAGTTATGGATTGTTACCTTTAACTGAAGGGACACTGTGCCTTCacaccatactgcacactgttTTGTGTTCTCAGGGCGCTGTGTTAGAAGTCGACACCAGAGCTTTCTCTGTTCTGTGcattcatctatatatatatatatatatatatatatatatatatatatatatcttcttggCTGTGTGTAAACCACTTGTTTCATCCCCACAGACTTTTACTGCTGTTATGTCACGAAAGAGGCAGCTGAGTTGGCAGGAGTGCACCAATAGGGGGCGCCCAGCGTTCTGAGTGTTCATGATTTCAATGCCAGTAAACCCATGCTTTTGAATCCGATGGTGGTCTGACAGCATTACTGGAACACAAACATTTAGAGCTGTTCTGAAGATGGTGGCTAAATAGGGTAATCTGAAGGAAAGTCAAAATGTTCAGCATGTCTCTAAAGAAAGAGAAGCTTTAATGAGCCTTTCCCAGCCAGGATACAGAGTACATGACACCCTTGTGGTAGTAACACCCCAGGTCTAGCTAGCCTTCATAATATTAATCTAAGACAAAGctaaaattgtattaattttcctctttaaaataaatatccgGAACTGATTCTGACCTCAGAATCAATATAAATTCAAGCAAAGGCTGCCTCGTGGTTTTGTTTGGAAAGCACCGGTCCTTCTGTAGTGAGGGAGCTGGGAAAAGCCTCAAGAACAGCACCAAGTCTTCAGTAGATGAAGACAGAAGGTTTAtggaaggtgaaggtggaggaggagagggggggagtGTGACAGACTACAGACAGATTATACTATTTCATTTTTCACTCTTTGTTTCTTGAATGTATTTAAATCAGCTGCACAGGCTGCCTGGGGGGCTTGAAATGAGCCCcccatccccccccaccccccaaaaaaaaaaaaaacacaaagcacttCTGAAGAGGGATCACTTTAAAATTAGTTTCCAGGGAGTCAGGAATGCAAGCAATCAAATAAACGCAGTAGAGTTTTCTTAAACTTTTCAGAGAAAGTCTCACTCCTCTCTACCCTGGGATCTGGCCTTGCTTCAAACCCCTGTGATCCTGTGTTGCTGCACTTTTACAATGCCTTTACGCTGCTTGAAAAATCAGTGCCCTGGTATGTAATGGTTTACACTGCTAAATGAGATCTCACCCAATTCCCAATAGCTTTTCAAAAGGTTTATTTGGGATTCCAGCTGAGGTTTTCATTTGCTCTTAACCATTGGAAATCTGCACAAGTTATCTGCTGCACATAAATGTTTATTGATAAAAGCTAGCATGCACATCTGatttaatgtatgcatttaatctattttcattaaaaaaaaggttcttaaacTGTAGAATACACTGGATTATATACGATTGAagtatgttttattgtaatggTAAATCACGTCAAAGCAGAGGTCGACCAGTCTATGGATTTCACCATGGATTTGTTCCATGATACTTTTAAAATGAGTCTCTAGATCTCACAGCAGGTAGAAGCTGCGCAGACTGTTACATTCTGATGGAAACTCTTACATACCAGAGGAGAACTTCACAGCTTTCCTAACAGCCTTTTAGCAGAGCGTACATCAGAGAATCTCAATGAAACTGCCAGGCTTGAGTCATGTTGTTCCTGCGCACTTGCTAACTTGTTATACTGGTATGTTCTAAGACCTTTCTAATGTGTGTATTTGCTCACATTCAGTTGTGGTAATGTGTGTTTGGCTGGAGATGAGGGGTGGAGGGGTAGGGGTGAATTTCAAAGAGCAAACAGAAGCCTCCATTAAATACACGGTAGGTTTAGAATTGCATCCCCGCGACTGTTCTTACCAGAGGATTTCTAAGCTAATCAGCAAATTGTTGATAGGATAATAATGGTTGCAACATTGATATCAGCTTCAATTGACTacccactgtactgtatacatgtaCGCGATGTTTAGACAGCATATTCAATTTGTGTACTTATGTAACCCCCTCTACCCACTGGCTACCTGGCCGCACATATTACAGAAACATTGAACACATTGATTGTATATTAGAATATAgtgtcaaattgttttttttctgttaccgACAACCCACATCACAGCGCTAATCTGATTCGCCCAGCCAAATGCATTGTTTGTCTTTAGTGTCGAACACGGCACAGTGTATCTGAAACGGTGGTCAAATATTGTGTACATATTTGAATTTTGTGTTTCTAATTTATAAAAGACAAGCTTTAGCTCTCGGAggacttattttcttttattcgtAGCTTTGTgggttttgctgttgtttttgttttctatttctgtaaagtgtgtaaatatatCTTTATGATaataagtaatattaaaaaaaatatcttattttaagaaatggatctgctttgtatttgtttcgtttttttcatGGGCCCCAAGTGAGATCATTTGACCCTGTTTCCATGCAGGGTAGCAGTTGTCATTAATATGTGCTTTCAGTGGGATAACAATACATTTTCCTGAAGAAGCTTATAGGGCCCCACTCCTAGTCAGCTGGGTCAGACAGCACCTGGGGAGAAAGGGGTGGGGGGTCAAGCAACTTGCCACACTGATGATCAGACTCTCAGACAGACTGTCAATAAACATGCCAGTGAGTGTCACTTGACAGGTAGACACAATGAGCCAGACCACATGCACGCCCTCCACAAGGCTCCCCACTGCTGCTCAAACAGACAGGAGTGCCGCTCTGTCACCGCTGATCTTCGCTCGGGTTGAACCCGTGACTCATGGAGTGAAAGGCTTCACAGCCCATTGCTAATTAAGGGAGAAAAACCAGAGCCAGAAGGTCTTTCTCCCCAGTTCTAATTTCAAATTGTGCAGGAGAATGAGAATGATCATTGACTCCCACAAGTCACGAGTCACGAGTCACAGAGGCTTCAAGTTTAAAGAAAAGGACACAATGAAGCTTTTCCAACTATCTAATCCtagcctttcattttttttttaaagcaatctgAGAAGTTCAGGAACAGACCATTATTTAAATTAAGACGAAAAATAGTGTCATTTGCATATTTTCTTAGAAAACAAAGATGGAAAGTGCAAAATGAACAATTCTCTAAAGCTCCCTGGAGTAACGTGAATCAGTATGGCTCCAGAGAGAAGCTATTGCCCCATCTATTGAAGGTATTTCCAGACTCCGTCCCGTATGGAAAACTTTGACAGAGAGCCAACTCAGGGTAACCTTTTTTCTCAACGTTCCCTTGACCTCACAGATTGGGGATAGGTTGGTCTTGCctcttcattttaaatgatttatttattttaaaatgcactttgAAAAGGGTTTATCTGATCAGGCTGGGACACATTACTGCAGGTAATTAGAGGCAAGCAAACTTTTGACACATGTGAAAACACATTATGGGCACCACACAACAGCAACCCCACATGGAagagtacagttttaaaatgttttaaaataactggCACACCACTAATCACCTACCCAATACAACAATGGATAAGCCATGGTAATAAGCTTGTGTACTCAATGCTTTACCAGTCCAGATGATATACTATCTGCACAGCACCCATGCTCATTAAGTAACGGCAATGGGTGGTAGAAGTTTATGGGTGTCACGGGTCAAACAGCACTCTTTGTGTGACTTGTTAAAGTTCAAGTGCCCCTGAGAAGCTGCCTCAGCACTCGTAAAACACTGACATGTGCCCTTTGCAGCATCACCCTTAGCCCCACACTGGAGACTTCACAGGCCTCTTCTTAAGCAAACAGAGCTGTTTCTCTGCGGCAGTTTGACAAGAGACAGGTGTCGCCCTGGACCCCATCGCACCCGCTGCTTACCGCTTGGACCTGAGGTTAATCTATTAGACTTGGACCAGGTGTATAATCCAGCCTGGCTCTGGGGTACCCTGCAGGTTGCAACATGAGCAGTGTATGAGTTTCCCAGTCACAATTACCCATAAGCATAGCTAAAACTATGAGAAAGTAGGCAAACACAGAGACAAATACCTTAGTTAGTTTTCCAGATATTGTACGCAAGTGCTTTAGAATGCACTACTTTAATTTTTTAAGGGGAGGGATCAATCCTGTTTTCCAACGATGTTCCAGCATATTTTCAGCATCGTTCAATTCAGGAGTTTATCGTGCTTTTTGATTTATGAATTCTAATTGAGTAGCAGTGGGGTTATACATATCAAAAAGTCTTAAATAAGTCTAGACATATCGCTTATGTTTTCCTATGCATTTATTATGATTTACAATGCACTGCTGTAGCTCCCTGTGCCTTACCATGCTTGCTTATGCATGCCATGCCTTCATTAATGCTGTAATGCTCTTACAATGGTAAATGTTTGTAAGGCAAGGGCTGCTAAAGGGGACCCATGGGCATAGCACATGGGTATTGACATCCCCCTAAAATGAATTAGTACAGAGGACACGGCAGAACAGGAAAGTAAGTACAGAGACTACTCAATGGGGGCAAGTCCCATTTGAATGTCATTGGTGTGCCATCATTGATCCGGAACACTTGAAGAGGAGAAGCAGATGCTCTCCACACTTGTTCAGCTCTACACAGTTATCCGTCACCCTGTAGCCATTGGTTTTAATCAAAGGTAGATATAATGGAAAGATTCAGGCTGGGAGATTCTACTACAGTACTTCAGACTGATCCAAGCTGTTATGAAATGTAGATTCTTCAGTCAGTACTGggtaataaataatcatttttggtGAACTGTTCATTCTAGCATAGACatcaaagtattatttatttgaccAGTATTGCTTGTTCCATTTTAGCAGGGTCCCCATAGCACTCCTGTGTACATTATTGGCTTCTTTTCCTCAGTCATTACAAATTCAGCCACAATCTTCATACACACTCTAAGTGTTTTCCCCTTTGATCCCGAGATGAGGCAGCCTTTTCTTTGATAGTATGCATGGAATCTTgaaagtaagaatactttcacAAATCATCACCATCAAACAAGCTGTGCAAAATAACATCTGGGGTCCTCACGTTTCTACAGGGGCGATAAGCAAAGAACGCCATGTCATACAAGACTGTGCTTTCTACAGTCTCTCCCAATAGGTAATACAGATTGGGAGAGCTCACTTTGTATAAGGCTACATGAGTTACAAACTGTTGTGCAACATTGAGGGGTAGTGTATTGATAAATCAAAGTACATGTCATTTACTGTCAACACAGTCAATAGTGACCTAACAAAATGCGAGCAATATCAAATTGTCAGCAAATGAAGGATCAATGCATTTGTAATTACAAATGTATTCCTTATTGTTTGGTCTTgtttcatagtttgtttttttactttatttgattGTGAAGCGCTTTGAGATAGCTTCGCCATTAAAGGTGCTATAGAAAATATATCTGATtagttgattgattgattgattaacttAAAGATTCATTTTAAAGTATCATAGAATAAATACATGGTGGGTTAAATCCATACGCCGATCTACGTCATCTTAGACGATATTTGCTGTTACAATAAAACATACTCCAATTATATAATCCAGTGTATTTCTAGAGTTtcagaacctttttttaaaacaaaaaactattaaataaatacattaaaggagATATGTACGCTAGCAAATGAAAACCATTGCACCTCTGCTGGAATCCCAAATAAACCTTTTGAAAAGCTATTGGGAATTGGGTGAGATCTCGTTTAGCAGTATAAACCATTACATACCAGGAAATTGATTTTTCAAGCAGCGTAAAGGCATTGTAAAAGTGCAGCAACACAGGACCACA
This window of the Polyodon spathula isolate WHYD16114869_AA chromosome 7, ASM1765450v1, whole genome shotgun sequence genome carries:
- the apln gene encoding apelin; the encoded protein is MNVKIFTLVILIFVSMLYSVSGGPVAAPEEGKDLEERGTIRKLVQQNAVRSAPGHRQASWRRGRRPRPRLSHKGPMPF